The Afipia massiliensis genome has a segment encoding these proteins:
- the ccmD gene encoding heme exporter protein CcmD encodes MPFLTSLGPYASFIVTSYLLVGLVVAALIVWVGLDFRRQKQILRDLEASGVTRRSAQPPGKTS; translated from the coding sequence ATGCCGTTTCTCACATCGCTCGGTCCCTACGCATCCTTCATCGTCACGTCGTACCTGCTTGTCGGGCTCGTGGTCGCGGCGCTCATCGTGTGGGTCGGGCTCGACTTCCGCCGCCAGAAACAGATCTTGCGGGATCTCGAAGCCAGCGGCGTGACCCGGCGCTCGGCACAACCTCCCGGAAAAACATCATGA
- a CDS encoding DsbE family thiol:disulfide interchange protein: protein MSDNGTTRPQRRSQGRSWLVALPLIAFALLAGLFWLRLGAGDPARIPSALIGRPAPQTILPPLDGLVANGAQVPGLDPAAFKGQVSVVNVWASWCVPCHDEAPLLVQLAQDKRIRMIGINYKDSPDNARRFLGRYGNPFVEVGTDANGRASIEWGVYGVPETFVIGRDGAIAYKLIGPITPQNIDVVLKAEIEKALRGKP, encoded by the coding sequence ATGAGCGACAACGGGACAACGCGCCCGCAGCGCCGCTCACAAGGCCGCTCTTGGCTGGTGGCATTGCCGCTGATCGCCTTCGCCCTGCTCGCCGGGTTGTTCTGGCTCCGGCTCGGCGCGGGCGACCCCGCCCGCATCCCCTCGGCACTGATCGGCCGTCCCGCCCCGCAGACGATACTGCCCCCGCTTGATGGACTCGTTGCGAATGGCGCACAGGTGCCGGGCCTCGATCCGGCGGCGTTCAAGGGCCAGGTCAGCGTCGTCAACGTCTGGGCGTCGTGGTGCGTGCCATGCCATGACGAAGCGCCGCTGCTGGTGCAGCTCGCGCAGGACAAGCGGATTCGCATGATCGGCATCAACTACAAGGACAGCCCGGACAACGCCCGGCGCTTCCTCGGGCGCTACGGCAATCCGTTCGTCGAAGTCGGCACCGATGCCAATGGCCGCGCCTCGATCGAATGGGGCGTTTACGGCGTGCCGGAAACATTCGTCATCGGCCGCGACGGAGCGATCGCCTACAAGCTGATCGGCCCGATCACGCCCCAGAATATCGACGTCGTTCTGAAGGCCGAGATCGAGAAGGCGCTGCGCGGCAAACCCTGA
- a CDS encoding heme ABC transporter permease, whose protein sequence is MSLIDLANPTRFLALTARVLPWLAAVTTILLAIGLYQAAMAPDDYQQGATVKIMFIHVPNAWLSMFVWGVMSVAALGTLVWRHPLADVAAKAAAPLGAAFTFLALVTGSLWGRPMWGTYWEWDARLTSVLILFLMYLGIMALWRAVEDPSRAARAAAILTLVGAINIPIIKFSVDWWNTLHQGASVIRAGGPSMDRAFLIPLLIMAVAFSLLFLTLHLAAMRNEVLRRRVRTLQMMQASRQAA, encoded by the coding sequence GTTGACCGCGCGCGTGCTGCCGTGGCTTGCCGCCGTCACAACGATCCTGCTCGCGATCGGCCTTTATCAGGCGGCGATGGCGCCCGACGATTACCAGCAGGGCGCGACCGTGAAGATCATGTTCATCCACGTTCCCAATGCGTGGCTGTCGATGTTCGTCTGGGGCGTCATGAGCGTCGCGGCGCTCGGCACGCTGGTGTGGCGGCATCCGCTGGCGGACGTCGCGGCAAAAGCAGCTGCACCGCTCGGCGCAGCGTTTACATTTCTCGCCCTCGTGACCGGATCGCTGTGGGGCCGCCCGATGTGGGGCACCTATTGGGAATGGGATGCGCGGCTGACGTCCGTGCTGATTCTGTTTCTGATGTATCTCGGCATCATGGCGCTGTGGCGCGCGGTGGAAGATCCGTCCCGCGCCGCGCGCGCCGCCGCCATCCTGACGCTGGTCGGTGCGATCAACATTCCGATCATCAAGTTCTCGGTCGACTGGTGGAACACGCTGCATCAGGGCGCGTCGGTCATTCGCGCCGGCGGCCCGAGCATGGACCGCGCGTTTCTGATTCCCTTGCTCATCATGGCGGTGGCTTTCTCGTTGCTGTTTCTGACGCTGCATCTCGCCGCGATGCGCAACGAGGTGCTGCGGCGGCGGGTGCGCACCTTGCAGATGATGCAAGCCAGCCGGCAGGCGGCGTGA